The sequence below is a genomic window from Deltaproteobacteria bacterium.
GACAAGGTCGTCTTTTTGGGTGTCGGCTTCGAAACCACGGCTCCGGCCATTGCCGCCACCATGCGGGTCGCCCGGGAGCAGGGACTCGCTAATTTTTCCGTGCTCGGGTTCCACAAGCTGGTTCCGCCAGCCCTGGAGGCCTTGGCCGGAGATCCAGAGCTCAAGGTGCAGGCCTTCTTGCTGCCGGGCCATGTGTCGGCCATCATAGGCGTGCGTCCTTATCTTTTTCTGGCTGAAAAATACGGCATTCCGGCCGTGGTGGGCGGGTTTGAACCCCTGGACATCCTGCAGGCCCTGCATCTGTTCGTGACCATGCGTCGCGAGGGACGGGCCGAGGTGGTCAATGCCTATACCAGGGTGGTGTCCGACGCGGGCAACACCACGGCACTCGCGGTCATGGACGAGGTCTTCGCCCCTACCGACGCCCTTTGGCGTGGCATCGGCCTGATACCCGGCAGTGGTCTGGCCATCCGCGACGAATACGCGGACCATGACGCCATGCGCATTTTCGACCTGACGCTCAAGGACGTTCCCGAGATCAAGGGCTGTCGGTGCGGCGATGTCCTCAAGGGCAAAATTGGTCCCAATCAGTGTCCGCTGTTTGGCACGGCCTGCACGCCCGCCTCTCCGGTGGGCCCGTGCATGGTGTCCACCGAAGGCTCCTGCGCGGCCTATTACAAATATTCAGTATAAGGACGACTCATGTCTGAAGAACGCATTCTTTTGGACCAGGGCAGTGGTGGCAAGGCCTCGCATCGGCTCATCACGGGGTTGTTTTTGAAGTATTTGGGCAATGAGTATCTGAATCGTCTCGACGATGCCGCCTTTCTGGATGTTTCCGGCCCCATTTCCGTGAGCACGGACACCTTTACCGTCGATCCGA
It includes:
- the hypD gene encoding hydrogenase formation protein HypD — its product is MNLFDGFKDPQLCRAVLEQIHAELDGELRFMEVCGTHTVSIFRSGVRSLLSDKIVHLSGPGCPVCVTHDSEVAAFLDLAEKNVIIATFGDLMRVPGPDKRTLKMAQAAGARVKVVYSPFDALKIAQDNPGDKVVFLGVGFETTAPAIAATMRVAREQGLANFSVLGFHKLVPPALEALAGDPELKVQAFLLPGHVSAIIGVRPYLFLAEKYGIPAVVGGFEPLDILQALHLFVTMRREGRAEVVNAYTRVVSDAGNTTALAVMDEVFAPTDALWRGIGLIPGSGLAIRDEYADHDAMRIFDLTLKDVPEIKGCRCGDVLKGKIGPNQCPLFGTACTPASPVGPCMVSTEGSCAAYYKYSV